Within the Streptomyces sp. YIM 121038 genome, the region GGTAGGGTGCCGACATGTCTCGCAGCATCAATCTCGCAGTGATCCCCGGAGATGGGATCGGCCAGGAAGTCGTGGCCCAGGGGCTCAAGGTCCTCAACGCCGTCCTCCCGCAGGATGTGAAGCTGGAGACCAAGGAGTACGACTTCGGCGCACGGCGCTACCACGCCACCGGGGAGACCCTCACCGACGCCGACCTCGCGGAGCTGAAGCAGCACGACGCGATCCTGCTCGGCGCCATCGGCGACCCGTCCGTGCCCTCCGGCGTCCTGGAGCGCGGCTTCCTGCTCAAGCTCCGCTTCGCCTTCGACCACCACGTGAACCTGCGCCCGAGCAAGCTCCTGCCGGGCGTCGCGACCCCGCTCGCCGGGCAGCCCGAGATCGACTTCGTCGTCGTCCGCGAAGGCACCGAGGGCCCCTACACGGGCAACGGCGGCACCATCCGCCAGGGCACCGAGCACGAGGTCGCCACCGAGGTGTCCGTCAACACGGCCTTCGGCGTGGAGCGCGTGGTGCGCGACGCCTTCGCCCGCGCCCAGGCCCGCCCGCGCAAGAAGCTGACGCTGGTCCACAAGAACAACGTCCTCGCCTTC harbors:
- a CDS encoding 3-isopropylmalate dehydrogenase, with translation MSRSINLAVIPGDGIGQEVVAQGLKVLNAVLPQDVKLETKEYDFGARRYHATGETLTDADLAELKQHDAILLGAIGDPSVPSGVLERGFLLKLRFAFDHHVNLRPSKLLPGVATPLAGQPEIDFVVVREGTEGPYTGNGGTIRQGTEHEVATEVSVNTAFGVERVVRDAFARAQARPRKKLTLVHKNNVLAFAGHLWTNVFNAVAEEFPDVTTDYIHVDAATIYLVTDPGRFDVIVTDNLFGDIITDLAAAVSGGIGVAASGNINPARTFPSMFEPVHGSAPDIAGQGKADPSATVLSVALLLRHLGYDTEATRIEEAVSADLGARGTSSRSTDEIGDALAVRVAG